The Proteus vulgaris genome has a segment encoding these proteins:
- a CDS encoding Protein of uncharacterised function (DUF1456), which translates to MQNNFVLRSVRYMLDLSDAHVVEIMKLADYTVTKELVNSWLKKDDEPEFVECDDNAMGHFLNGLIFYRRGKDENFPAPEVEKRITNNIILKKLRVAFELKDVDILKIYELADFRVSKPELSAVFRKPGHKNYRNCGDQLVRYFLKGLTETLRGKGKAVKK; encoded by the coding sequence ATGCAAAATAATTTTGTTTTACGCAGTGTACGTTACATGTTGGATCTAAGTGATGCACATGTTGTTGAAATCATGAAACTAGCTGATTACACCGTCACGAAAGAATTAGTCAATAGTTGGCTGAAAAAAGACGATGAACCTGAATTTGTCGAGTGTGACGATAATGCGATGGGACATTTTTTAAATGGCTTAATTTTTTATCGTCGTGGAAAAGATGAAAACTTCCCAGCACCTGAAGTTGAAAAGCGTATAACTAATAATATTATCTTAAAAAAATTACGTGTCGCTTTTGAGCTAAAAGATGTGGATATTCTAAAGATTTATGAGCTTGCGGATTTCCGTGTTTCTAAGCCAGAGTTAAGTGCTGTATTTCGTAAACCAGGACATAAAAACTACCGTAATTGTGGCGATCAACTTGTAAGATACTTCCTGAAAGGATTAACCGAAACCCTGCGTGGTAAAGGTAAAGCAGTGAAGAAATAA
- a CDS encoding Protein of uncharacterised function (DUF2517) produces MPAYNEYTKTHVLARRTGAIALGVVAFPVMIFHPKRAQFYSYIHRVWSKTSDKPVWLAKSEVALNSHK; encoded by the coding sequence ATGCCAGCTTATAACGAATATACAAAAACACATGTATTGGCCCGTCGTACTGGTGCTATTGCGCTAGGTGTTGTGGCATTTCCTGTTATGATTTTCCATCCTAAACGTGCACAATTTTATAGCTATATACACCGTGTATGGTCTAAAACAAGTGATAAACCTGTTTGGTTGGCAAAATCAGAAGTGGCGTTAAATAGCCACAAATAA
- the ybgI gene encoding metal-binding protein — translation MKNTALELIINEKLSIENFQDYAPNGLQVEGRPHIQKIVTGVTASQALLDEAVALNADAILVHHGYFWKNEPVVIRSMKRNRLKTLLCHDINLFGYHLPLDAHPILGNNAQLALKMGVKVEGEILPLVPKGVFDLPLAPLELKARLEKALQRNVLHCGDNAPEAIRSIAWCTGGGQGFIQDAADAGVDAFVTGEVSEQTIHIAREMGVHFFAAGHHATERYGIKALGEWLAQTHNLDVTFIDIDNPA, via the coding sequence ATGAAAAATACCGCTCTAGAATTAATCATCAATGAAAAGCTCAGTATTGAGAATTTCCAGGACTACGCACCTAATGGCCTTCAAGTAGAAGGGCGTCCACATATTCAAAAAATAGTTACGGGTGTGACTGCCAGCCAAGCATTACTTGATGAAGCAGTCGCATTAAATGCGGATGCAATTTTAGTTCATCATGGTTATTTTTGGAAAAATGAGCCTGTTGTCATTCGCTCAATGAAACGCAATCGTTTGAAGACATTACTTTGTCATGACATTAATCTTTTTGGTTATCACTTACCGTTAGATGCGCACCCAATTTTAGGTAACAATGCTCAATTGGCATTAAAAATGGGCGTTAAAGTTGAAGGTGAAATATTACCTTTAGTGCCGAAAGGTGTGTTTGATTTGCCTTTAGCGCCTCTTGAATTAAAAGCACGTTTAGAAAAAGCATTGCAACGTAATGTATTGCATTGTGGTGATAATGCACCTGAAGCGATCCGCAGTATTGCTTGGTGTACTGGAGGGGGACAAGGCTTTATTCAAGATGCAGCAGATGCTGGAGTGGATGCTTTTGTGACGGGGGAGGTCTCAGAACAGACTATTCATATTGCAAGAGAAATGGGCGTTCATTTTTTTGCTGCAGGACACCATGCAACGGAGCGTTATGGTATTAAAGCATTAGGTGAATGGCTAGCTCAAACACATAACTTGGATGTAACGTTTATTGATATTGATAATCCAGCATAA